One genomic segment of Rutidosis leptorrhynchoides isolate AG116_Rl617_1_P2 unplaced genomic scaffold, CSIRO_AGI_Rlap_v1 contig244, whole genome shotgun sequence includes these proteins:
- the LOC139882218 gene encoding uncharacterized protein, translated as MSLSVTRLSKFEFSINRKELCDLFPDTTFEEVDIPRDARVKDYWKHGQWSLPVSVTKSVYSSWAMIEDVQRSAQHDSIEWTGHNSWKYSIASGYEAIRQKRDRVKWCKLVWGIRPPARQQFLLWLAIHRRIDVKSRLFKWGMISNFDCCFCGAQEETLEYLFFECVLSNSVWNAVMIVGKVYHKPRNWVMEVDWFSKKASDKSSLLGIGLFFQNRGCSVAGIVQGIRESVCLSSACKNHILQDTVVAWRGNN; from the exons ATGTCACTATCGGTTACGCGATTATCTAAGTTCGAATTTTCG ATCAATAGGAAAGAGTTGTGTGATCTTTTCCCTGACACTACCTTTGAAGAGGTTGATATTCCAAGAGATGCTAGGGTAAAGGATTATTGGAAGCATGGGCAGTGGAGTTTACCTGTTTCAGTTACAAAATCGGTTTATTCTTCTTGGGCAATGATTGAAGATGTTCAAAGATCTGCTCAGCATGATTCTATTGAGTGGACAGGGCACAATTCTTGGAAATATAGCATTGCATCTGGGTATGAGGCTATTAGACAGAAAAGAGATCGTGTTAAATGGTGTAAGTTGGTTTGGGGAATTAGACCACCTGCTAGACAACAATTTCTGCTATGGCTTGCAATTCACCGTCGAATAGATGTTAAAAGTCGTCTATTCAAATGGGGTATGATATCCAattttgattgttgtttttgtgGTGCACAAGAAGAGACATTAGAATACTTATTCTTTGAATGTGTTTTGTCTAACTCTGTCTGGAATGCTGTAATGATTGTTGGCAAAGTTTATCACAAGCCACGAAATTGGGTGATGGAAGTAGACTGGTTTTCTAAAAAAGCATCAGATAAATCAAGTCTT CTAGGAATAGGGTTGTTTTTTCAAAATAGGGGTTGTAGTGTGGCTGGAATTGTACAAGGGATTAGAGAATCTGTATGTTTATCTTCTGCATGTAAAAATCATATATTACAGGATACAGTAGTTGCTTGGAGAGGAAATAATTAG